The Astatotilapia calliptera chromosome 22, fAstCal1.2, whole genome shotgun sequence region AAGCACTAACACAATACTTGAACTACCAAAGAGTAAAGAAGATATATGCTCTGCGTTTGTGCACACTGACATGTCACCATTTACTTTGTCTGTGCATTCCCTTACTTGCGAAACATTTACAAAGCagattggagaaaaaaaaatttgaatccTGCAATGTTTACTACTTAATTTGGTCCCTGCTGCCTGCCGCtgttttttgacacatttttacTCCCAGCTGTCAGTGAGTGAAACAGTGTGATACGTTTGAGCAGGAGTATAAACAAAGTGgcatgcattaaaaataaaaaaaaaacggggACCTACAAACCGTGAACTCATGTTCAAGaagccagtttgagatgatttgagctttgtgacatgatgtGTTACACTCTGGTCATGAacatggacatggtcagcaacagtaCTTGGCTAGACTGTGCTGAATAACGATCGGCTGGTAATTACGGGCCCAAAGTCGGAAATCAAAACTCAGACCAGGAAACATTTCTTCAGTGTTTTAagccctagagatggttgtttggggaaatcccagtagatcagcagtttctgaagtaCTCTGGCATCAACAGCTGTGCCACATAAATGTTTTTTGGTTacggtcatgtgattggctaatgAGACATTTACATTAACAGCAGGTGAATAAAGTGGCTATTTTGAGCGTTTTAACCATTAATTTGAATCAAGGCTGCTGACAAGAAAAGTCCTTCAAAACCCTGaatggtttgtttggttttttttgggtttgttttttgttttctccactcGGCAGTGAGTATTTTCTCCACAACATGTTGCGGCTTACATAAATAAGTGTGATGTCCTTGACTCCTCCAGCTCTGCAGTCAAACTGATACTCCCTCTTCACAACCATACGGTTCTCATCATCCTGTGATACATACAAAATGATATGCTAATCATGTGTTATTGTTGAGCTTTATGAGCTGTTTATCTTAAACTAGTTGATTTGTTGTAGACTTTAACGCTGCAGTCAACTCCCACTCGCCTCAAACCATTATCTGGAAACAGTATGTCTCTGTATCAGCACAGCAGGGAAGAGGGCAGAGGAGGAAATGAATTATGCCACTGAGCTGTAATTAATTAAGTCAAGGACCTTAGGTAACACGTTcagcttttaaaaagacaatGTGTGCTGGTCTCGAATGatattaaatacttaaaaactgcattttaagtATTGAGTATGTGGACTCTTTCCTTCAAGTGCCATACATGATTTGTGACTACTATCTGCCAGCTCCCTGATTACCTTGATAGTCAGTGATGACAGCGTTTTTCTATGAATGACCTAAATAATGACAGAGTTAAGCTGGATAAAGATTACTCAGATGTTGAACACGCCTTTAAACCGTTTAACACGCTTTCAGGTTTCAACCTGCGGAAGGTGGAGGAACAGCGGGAGCAGGAGAAGAGGGATCACTTCGGCAACGATGTGGCCGCCATCCTGTCGCGCCGTATCGCCGTGGAGTGCAGCGACAGCGAGGACGACTCCTCCGAGTTCGGAGAGGACGATGACTGGTCCGATTGATCGCCATCCTTTTTCCTCTCACTAccgtgtgcgtgtttgtgtctgtctgtgtgtgtgtgtggttgtttgtttgttttcttcctcaGTCTTAGAAAACACCTGTGCATTCCCATTCAGATTCCAGCCTTCAAGTACAAACAGCACAGAggtctgtgtattttttgtgtgaaaGCTGGTCACTTTGAGAGGACGTGTGCATGTTGTATTTGCTTGTGACCAATTTCAAATCACATTCCTCGATCCGGTCACGTATATATTCAAAATAATTTATGTCAGAATTATAAATGGAGCGAGCGTGTCTGGTTTTGTCCTAGTTTGCCATTAATTCTCATTGGATGACACACGGCTGTTATTGATGCAAGAGCGCTATGTGATGTGAGGCACGTCTCTCCTGAGCGCGTGCCTAAATGCATCACCTCCGCCTCTCTCTGCGTGTCTGTTACAGTCAGGTATCCTTTGCTGAGGGCTTAAAGCCTGGTTTTTAGTGGCTGTGGTGCATTATGGCAACAGATACTAGAGAGTAAAATcgaacacaagcacacacacacgtgcaacaGCTTCAGTTCACAGTAGTTATATGTATCGATGGAAAGACAAGCTTCTTCATAGATTATGTGATACGGATGTAAAGTTTATATCTATGGATTATTAATTCAATCACTTTAAATCCCAAAGCAcagtttttattacattttgtattttgtcttctcactttttctttgttttttaagtggtTTCATGAGAACCTTTGTCTTGTGGTTGTAGCTCATAAACAAACTCAGTAATTAATTATTCAGTGAGATAAGGAGAGAGGTATTGGCTGATGTCAGACACCAGGAGTGTTGGATAAGTTTGCCATACTTAACATATGCAGAAATTAACATTAATaacttgatttttatttttaatgttatttttttagctaatgtattttacttttcttatgtttttcttcctgcaaTTGTATTCTGAGATTTTCTGGGGATCAACTAGAATTTGTTGCTTTAATCACAGTGCCTTTTTATACTGAATTTCAGTGTCTGTGCCTTAATTTGGTTAGCAATACAGGTTCCTGTCAGCTTTCTCCAAAACTATGATGATGAGTCCAATGAACTGACTGTTTAATGtggaccactttttttttttttaagtgccttTTCTTTTAAGTCTGTCTGTGTTAATGCACCATGACACGGCATGCTTAGCCAAAGATCTGCTTCTCCTGCCTTAAATTTccaaatgattagttcgttCAATAAAGAGAGTGAATTTCACTGACTGTTCagtgtttggtgtgtgtgctATGATGTCTTAAGTGAGAGGTTAAACCttgaaggaggaggaaaaaaagctctGCTCAGGCTTCCAGTGACTCATCCTCTTTATGTCTTTGCTGGACACCTTTCATAGCCCTCGGTGCCGCGTGCGTAGAGAGTGTGAAAACGAACTGACTGCAGAAATTTTCAGAAAACTGgtaggaggagagagaaaccTCTTGCATAATCGCCGCATTCTCATGCCACGGCTGCTTCAAGGATGCAGTGGGTGCTCCAGGACGGTAATAACATCGCCCATTGCTTCGAACACGAAATAATTTAAGATACAGGAACAGCAGCAGCGGTCCGAGTTAAAGAGTGAGAGATGGAAAGAGACAAGCACTAAAAGCCCTGCTAGCAGTGAAGAAGGATGACGTCACTTGgtagaaaaaaatcatttattattCACCAgtataaaatattcatttttaaaaaaaaaaaaaattttttaaaaatggttgtgCAACTCGAACATACTGTCAGTATGTTTCAAAGTGCCTTTAACAACATGTGCAAAATATACTCTCAACATTATAGAACATGTTGCTTTGCAGACATTCAAGTAAATGAACTCAGGCTTTGGATCACATGTCATTACACTGTGAAAGGCTTCTATTTATAATCTCTCCAATCCTGTTGTAAAGTGCCGATACTCATAAAgtctgttttatatatatatatttatatatgtataatacACATATAGTATTTCTGTGATTGTTTTCTTCTGGGAATCCAGTGAAGCTACAGTTGACTGAGAATGAGGTACACAGCACAAACAGTATCTTTTGTCCCAAGATGGCCACCAGCCAGGACAGCTCAGTACATTCTGATTTGTAGAAACACTTTTATCTCTGAAAAGTGCTGCCTGCGTGTGTGGGAGTATACATGTGTCAGAGTCCAAGTGACAGTCAGTGCAGCAATGAGTGTATTTTGGCACACAAACGGTGATATGTCTGGCATAGATCTTATGTTGGGTTGAGTCTGCTGAGGTTTGGCAGTTTACACATCAACAGggtagtgtatgtgtgtgctgtgCGAGTATCTGTGTGGGCAGCAGGCGTGGAGCAGCACCTTGCGAATGTCTTTGTGTCTCAGGCTGTAGAGAATGGGGTTTAGTAGGGAGCTGCCTGCAGCTGGCACCAAGGTGGCATAGGTGTACAGAGGAGGGCTGGACGCATCTCCCAGCAGCCCCCAGAGGGAGAAGGGCATCCAGCAGCCCACAAACACACTGAGGACCAGGAGCAACCTAGAGAAACCTCTCCCGCTGCCGTGCTTGCTTGCATATGACTGATTGGAAGGGAGGAAATGCCTTTGGGTAGCGATGGCATGGGCATGCCGCCTAGCAACACGGCAGATCCCAGCGTACAATTGCAGGGTTACCATTACAACCACTAGGAAGCCCCCACACAGCAGCGATAGATATGTCCGGGTCAGAGGTCGTGCTACAGAACAGGAATTTGGGTCTTCAAGACAGTGCCATCCCATTGCTGGCCCCGCCCCAATCATGCATGCACCCAACCAGACCAGCAGCAGGAGGATGGCGGCTCTCCGCCGTGACTGGCCTGAGCCGTAGGTGAGGGCGTGGCTCAGAGACAGATACCTGTCCAGGGCAACACCCATTAGGCTACAGAGGGAGGCAGTCAGTGATGTCACCAGTAGTCCTGAGGTCAGCAGTTCTGACCAATCACTGGGCTCCACACAGAACATGAAGAGGAAGTGCAGAATCAGCGCCACACCAGCCAGAAGATCAGCCATACCAAGGCTGGCAAGCAGCAGGAAGACAGGGGCACGAAGAGATGAGGTGGCCAGGATTGTGATGACTACGATGGCATTCTCAGTCGCAATGAGGGTCCCTGAAACACAGAGGGCCACGCCCCACGCTGTGAGAGGTGGGAGTTCATAAGCAGATGACTTTCCCAGTTGGTCTGATGGGATGATGGGCTCTGCACCTGAGGATTCAGAATCCCAGCCCAAGTCTGTGGCGTTCAGGATCATTGTTTGGTTCAGCAGTCACACCAATAAAACctaaaggagagagaaaaaattgAGAAATACGTTACTATCAGAAAGATGAGTCACTACCACAGCTCCCACATGTCCATCGAACAGCATttccagaaacagaagctgGTGTGGTTTGAGCCACAGGATGCAGGCTGTAGCATCACACAGAGCAGAAGAGCACTTGATGTGCTAATGCGCTGCTTCAAATGCTATAATCTTGTAATCCAACACGGCTGAGCTATTGAGAAACCATCCTACCACTATAAGACCTTCAGATGTTGTGTTCTCCTGCTCTTTGTGATATCATTACCTGCTCCATTTtgggaaaacaacacaaaaaactacTTTCCAATAGCTATGTAGAAAAAAGGTAGTTTTGAAAGCCCATATaaggttttatttctttaaaaattatcactttttttcaattttttttttaacagttaccCAAATCtatgtgtttgtattttgggaCGTCACGAGATTCATCTCGTGACTGGAAGTCTTGTGGGAAGGAGCGAAACTTCCAGTCAACCAACAGGATATGTATTTTGAATGATTTGGGATAgatatataatatttaattaatCACCAGGCTAACACGTGACTGTAAAAGGTTGGCTATCATTTGCTGCCCACTGAAAAGAATGAATGAACggcatcattttaaaatagGATTACAGTTTAAGGCATATGTGCGCGTGGCTATATGTAAACTCGATTTATTATGTAAGCCACAGTCTGGGTTTTCCTCGTGATGCCGCACAGCAGAGGCGCAGAACCTCGAATAAATTCTACGTGCAACATGCATGCACGAGAAAATCTGCGCGGTAAGGATCTTATCAGTTATCTGCTCgcacacatgaaaacaaactggACGTCCTGCAGGAACGTTATAAGCGCATTATTTCTGCGCTCCTCGGGCACTGAGTCCCCCCCTACCCCGCGCTCTTTCTCCGTTCCCACAGTGAGGAGGTATATCCCACCTCCTGACGCAGGGGACCCTTAAGTATCATACAAATGCAGGTTCACTGCACCGTAGAGCGTGCCCCCCAACACATGCACGTACCGAGACACGTTTACGAGCATGTACTAAATTCCTCTCACCTTATTTAAACGAGTCAGTCCTCTGAGGGAGTcacactgatttttttctctctttctcctgtaAGATCCAGCACAGGTGATGGAGCCGAGGTGAGGCTGTTCGCGGTAAGGCTCGACAGCAGGTTTAAATACCGACGGTTCCCGTGTAGACACAGCTCCGCGTTCCCGTCTTCACCAAAGTTGCGCCAAACTCTCACCTGGCGTCGCTTGCATCTCTCCTTCTTCAAGCTCGCCGAATCGCTCACTGGAGGCAGAATGAATGTTCTTGCGCGCGGGCTCATCCACAAGAGTCTGTCTGACGTCAGTGACTGGGAGCCTCGACCAATCAAGGGACGGCGCCAGGGATGCGGGGAGAAGTGGGAGGGGACGTCCATGGAGTAATTTCATTCAGAAAAATGCGGCAGAGCCCCGTCGCCCCTCCCACTGCGGCTCGCTAATGCTTTCATTTCTTATAAATAACGACCATCGACGGACACACACGTTTTCTCAATAAGACCCAGACCCCTTGCTGAAGGTGAGGATACGAGTTTGTGTTGGGCAGGGCTGGAACTTGGCAGCTGTGAGCGCACAACGCAAAGCGCTGGAGCTGTCCACGGTGCTGAATCTCAGAGTATGACTCATGGGGAGATGTCGTACAGGGAGACAGAGAGCCTGCTGAATGAACGAATGATGGGGAGCAGCTTTAGCACACACTGAACTCtttttaaacacaatttaaatttaTGTAAAGCACATAggtgaaatattcttgagggtGAAGTGGTGAAAAACTGGCCTGTGCGTGCATGGTTGCACTAACAGAGATATGGGTATACTAATATGGAGTGCTGGGTA contains the following coding sequences:
- the gpr3 gene encoding G protein-coupled receptor 3, with translation MILNATDLGWDSESSGAEPIIPSDQLGKSSAYELPPLTAWGVALCVSGTLIATENAIVVITILATSSLRAPVFLLLASLGMADLLAGVALILHFLFMFCVEPSDWSELLTSGLLVTSLTASLCSLMGVALDRYLSLSHALTYGSGQSRRRAAILLLLVWLGACMIGAGPAMGWHCLEDPNSCSVARPLTRTYLSLLCGGFLVVVMVTLQLYAGICRVARRHAHAIATQRHFLPSNQSYASKHGSGRGFSRLLLVLSVFVGCWMPFSLWGLLGDASSPPLYTYATLVPAAGSSLLNPILYSLRHKDIRKVLLHACCPHRYSHSTHIHYPVDV